In Micromonospora sp. NBC_01813, the following are encoded in one genomic region:
- a CDS encoding aminoglycoside phosphotransferase family protein, whose product MDDRRWRDPEWLAQVRDWIDGRLDELGVQRNGPAVQPHVYPWSTVLRVPTDRGDVWFKANTDSLRHEAGVVQRIAARRPDVVPPLLAADTAAGWLLMADAGETLRVVTQREHSLDRWRDVLPLYAGVQLDLAGDVDDLLALGLPDRRLATLPDAYARIVDEVGAEQRFRDAVPMVAELCAELAEYGLPELLQHDDLHDAQVFVRDGRHLVLDWGDACVSHPFFTLSVTLEGGLAWGLDDVLDSVDTAPFRDAYLAPYAERFTGDLVAATRVALRLGWVCRAVNGQVPGYDKQTLTRLRMFLDGRP is encoded by the coding sequence GTGGACGACAGACGTTGGCGCGACCCGGAGTGGCTGGCCCAGGTGCGGGACTGGATCGACGGCCGGCTTGACGAGCTCGGGGTGCAGCGGAACGGTCCGGCCGTACAGCCGCATGTCTATCCATGGTCGACGGTGCTGCGCGTCCCGACGGACCGGGGCGATGTCTGGTTCAAGGCCAACACCGATTCGCTGCGGCACGAGGCCGGCGTCGTGCAGCGGATCGCCGCCCGCCGGCCCGACGTGGTGCCGCCGCTGCTGGCGGCCGATACGGCCGCCGGTTGGCTGCTGATGGCGGACGCGGGGGAGACGCTGCGGGTGGTGACGCAGCGCGAGCATAGCCTGGACCGCTGGCGGGACGTCCTGCCGCTGTACGCCGGAGTGCAGCTCGACCTGGCCGGCGACGTCGACGACCTGCTCGCGCTGGGGTTGCCCGACCGGCGGCTCGCCACCTTGCCGGACGCGTACGCACGGATTGTCGACGAGGTCGGCGCGGAGCAGCGCTTCCGCGACGCGGTGCCGATGGTGGCCGAGTTGTGTGCCGAGCTTGCGGAGTACGGACTGCCGGAGTTGCTGCAGCACGACGACCTGCACGACGCGCAGGTCTTCGTCCGCGACGGCCGCCACCTGGTGTTGGACTGGGGCGACGCCTGCGTGTCGCATCCGTTTTTCACCCTGTCGGTCACTCTCGAAGGTGGACTGGCGTGGGGGCTGGACGACGTCTTGGACTCCGTCGACACCGCGCCGTTCCGGGACGCGTACCTGGCGCCGTATGCCGAACGGTTCACCGGCGACCTGGTGGCCGCTACCCGGGTGGCGCTGCGGCTGGGCTGGGTCTGCCGGGCGGTCAACGGGCAGGTGCCCGGCTACGACAAGCAGACCCTGACCCGGCTGCGGATGTTCCTCGACGGCCGGCCGTAG
- a CDS encoding stress response protein — MSEENWLAARLIPTSGINGAEEQERRATSAFLAVLSSVREFGRALTQPFGAPVGPVQTFIEVPFKLGDQKFFPDGLIRVARGQRQWTALVEVKTGDGELRAEQLERYLDIARDNGFDALITISNQIPPVPGQHPTPVDKRKLKKVALHHVPWSEVLTVAVMQKEYRGVADPDQSWILGELIRYLEHPRSGALEFSDMGPSWVPLRDAVGAGTLRAGDAVATDIAGKFDALVRFAGLKLGRQLGTEIMPALSRRELAEPATRTQALVSQVATTGALTAGLRIPGAVGVLFVTADLRAGKITCHVDVEAPRRGQPRTRVNWLVRQLKDAPETTRLEAFAAYARGDGSAELLKAVRENPALLVADHGREIKSFRVASVSTAGTKRGVGRGSFIDSLLNAIDSFYEQVIQNLKAWTPAPPKMRSVEDAVEVEPVAPALVSTAISSQDGPRIGADAVLVSVAAGKT, encoded by the coding sequence ATGAGCGAGGAGAACTGGCTGGCTGCGCGCCTTATCCCGACGTCGGGGATCAATGGTGCTGAGGAGCAGGAGCGACGTGCGACGTCAGCCTTCCTCGCTGTGTTGAGTTCGGTCCGCGAGTTCGGCAGAGCGTTGACCCAGCCGTTCGGTGCGCCGGTTGGTCCGGTGCAGACCTTCATCGAGGTCCCCTTCAAGCTGGGTGACCAGAAGTTCTTTCCGGACGGCTTGATCCGAGTGGCCCGTGGCCAGCGGCAATGGACCGCGTTGGTCGAGGTGAAGACCGGAGACGGTGAGCTGCGGGCCGAACAGCTCGAGCGCTATCTGGATATCGCCAGGGACAATGGATTCGACGCACTCATCACGATATCGAACCAGATCCCGCCGGTCCCGGGGCAGCATCCGACACCCGTTGACAAGCGGAAACTCAAAAAGGTCGCACTCCATCACGTTCCGTGGTCGGAGGTGCTGACTGTGGCGGTGATGCAGAAGGAGTACCGAGGTGTCGCCGACCCGGATCAGTCGTGGATCCTGGGAGAGCTGATCCGGTATCTGGAACACCCGCGGTCGGGGGCGCTCGAATTCAGCGACATGGGGCCCAGTTGGGTCCCGCTGCGCGACGCGGTCGGTGCTGGGACGCTGCGCGCCGGTGACGCGGTCGCCACCGACATCGCCGGCAAGTTCGACGCGCTGGTCCGGTTCGCCGGGTTGAAGCTGGGCCGACAACTGGGTACGGAGATCATGCCGGCGTTGAGTCGGCGGGAACTGGCCGAGCCGGCGACGCGGACTCAGGCGCTGGTGAGTCAGGTCGCGACGACGGGTGCGCTCACCGCTGGACTTCGGATTCCAGGGGCAGTCGGTGTGCTTTTCGTGACCGCCGATCTGCGGGCCGGCAAGATAACCTGTCACGTCGATGTGGAAGCGCCGCGTCGAGGTCAGCCGAGGACCCGGGTCAACTGGCTGGTGCGGCAACTCAAGGACGCGCCGGAGACCACCCGCCTGGAGGCGTTCGCGGCGTACGCGCGGGGTGACGGTAGCGCCGAGTTGCTGAAAGCGGTGCGGGAGAACCCCGCGCTGCTGGTCGCCGACCACGGTCGGGAGATTAAGTCGTTCCGGGTCGCTTCCGTCTCGACGGCGGGCACGAAGCGTGGGGTTGGTCGCGGGTCGTTCATCGATTCGCTTCTCAACGCGATCGACTCCTTCTACGAGCAGGTGATCCAGAACCTGAAGGCGTGGACCCCGGCGCCGCCGAAGATGCGCTCGGTCGAGGACGCGGTCGAGGTCGAGCCGGTCGCACCCGCCCTGGTCTCGACCGCGATTTCCTCCCAGGACGGACCACGGATCGGCGCCGACGCGGTCCTGGTCTCCGTGGCGGCGGGAAAGACCTGA
- a CDS encoding prenyltransferase, which produces MTTPTIAPRTTPTIDHPDPAGRIDWGGFIRLARLRFLLYNLLPVGLAVAVSVHQGYPLLIGWYVLAQLFAWTVHLMTHYCNEYFDLAADRANVYFTPWTGGSRALVDGLVPPVVALGTAFLLAGVAQLMIVAMPDWPARLAATAAVVLAWFYTAPPGSFNYRGLGEVTVAAILNGLWPVVAVLLQAGTVPILLLAILAPTALLQTVRMMVMNLGDRRSDEQVGKRTIPVIIGYERAVRAIVAAQPVAYAALTGFALLGWVPWLVWAAMMATAPISAWLVLRLRRGDMRELDPRRMTPVVFWASNHVSLIVGAAMLGVLLDAARTGAGGGALALLGAVLAGYAALFAHRLWLAGRTRPADGPAPGSTR; this is translated from the coding sequence ATGACCACACCGACGATCGCACCGAGGACCACGCCGACGATCGACCACCCCGACCCGGCCGGCCGGATCGACTGGGGCGGGTTCATCCGGCTGGCCCGGCTGCGGTTCCTGCTCTACAACCTGCTGCCGGTCGGGCTGGCGGTGGCGGTCTCGGTGCACCAGGGCTACCCGCTGCTCATCGGCTGGTACGTCCTGGCGCAACTGTTCGCCTGGACGGTCCACCTGATGACGCACTACTGCAACGAGTACTTCGACCTGGCGGCGGACCGGGCCAACGTCTACTTCACCCCGTGGACCGGCGGCAGTCGGGCACTCGTCGACGGACTGGTGCCGCCGGTCGTGGCGCTGGGCACCGCGTTCCTGCTGGCCGGCGTGGCGCAACTGATGATCGTCGCGATGCCGGACTGGCCGGCCCGACTGGCCGCCACCGCCGCCGTCGTGCTGGCCTGGTTCTACACCGCGCCTCCCGGCAGCTTCAACTACCGCGGGCTGGGTGAGGTGACCGTCGCCGCGATCCTCAACGGACTGTGGCCGGTGGTCGCCGTGCTGCTGCAGGCCGGCACCGTACCGATCCTGCTGCTGGCGATCCTCGCCCCGACCGCGCTGCTGCAGACCGTACGGATGATGGTGATGAACCTCGGCGACCGCCGCTCCGACGAGCAGGTCGGCAAGCGCACCATCCCGGTCATCATCGGCTACGAGCGGGCGGTACGCGCCATCGTGGCCGCCCAGCCGGTCGCGTACGCCGCACTGACCGGTTTCGCCCTGCTCGGCTGGGTGCCCTGGCTGGTTTGGGCAGCGATGATGGCGACCGCGCCGATCTCCGCCTGGCTGGTGCTGCGGCTACGCCGGGGCGACATGCGCGAACTCGACCCGCGACGGATGACCCCGGTGGTCTTCTGGGCCTCCAACCACGTCTCGCTGATCGTCGGCGCGGCGATGCTCGGCGTACTGCTCGACGCGGCCCGCACCGGTGCCGGCGGCGGCGCGCTCGCCCTGCTCGGCGCGGTCCTCGCCGGATACGCCGCCCTGTTCGCCCACCGGCTGTGGCTGGCCGGCCGGACCAGGCCGGCCGACGGACCAGCGCCGGGCAGCACGCGGTGA
- a CDS encoding acVLRF1 family peptidyl-tRNA hydrolase gives MPGRRPPSRAAQARPAAGGGRWVEISPERIRGWLDGFYGRHDGATENALTLTGASNGDTATLHPPPGLVGVNDVDGLLTALGSPPRIGLLLVRKGAVAVGVVDGTAVVTSKVDRNYIQGRTAAGGQSQQRYARRRDNQATAATGKAADIVARVLLPYVPGSPEAVGAKEPIHALVCGGDRLMVDSVLADRRLALLLPLRHPHLLECPEPRFAVLEDAAVTARRVRIHLVP, from the coding sequence GTGCCGGGGCGGCGGCCACCGTCGCGGGCGGCGCAGGCGCGACCGGCCGCTGGCGGCGGCCGCTGGGTGGAGATCTCGCCGGAGCGGATCCGGGGCTGGCTGGACGGCTTCTACGGCCGCCACGACGGTGCCACCGAGAACGCTCTGACGCTGACCGGGGCGAGCAACGGTGACACCGCCACCCTGCACCCGCCGCCCGGGCTGGTCGGGGTGAACGACGTCGACGGGCTGCTCACCGCGCTCGGCTCGCCGCCGCGCATCGGCCTGCTGCTGGTCCGCAAGGGCGCGGTGGCGGTCGGCGTCGTCGATGGCACCGCCGTCGTGACCTCCAAGGTCGACCGCAACTACATCCAGGGCCGCACCGCCGCCGGCGGGCAGTCACAGCAGCGGTACGCCCGGCGGCGCGACAACCAGGCGACGGCGGCTACCGGCAAGGCGGCCGACATCGTCGCCCGGGTGTTGCTGCCCTACGTTCCCGGCTCCCCGGAGGCCGTTGGTGCTAAGGAGCCGATCCACGCGCTGGTCTGTGGCGGGGACCGGCTGATGGTCGACTCGGTGCTCGCCGACCGGCGGCTGGCGCTGCTGCTGCCGCTGCGGCATCCGCACCTGCTGGAGTGCCCCGAGCCCCGGTTCGCCGTACTGGAGGATGCTGCGGTCACCGCCCGGCGCGTCCGGATCCACCTCGTCCCCTGA
- a CDS encoding DUF6403 family protein: MGWSWLVWLGGGAVLLVAGFAAAVLPRRRADDHGRRLSWSTARAAIDAASVSRNAAPRPVAEAEQLLTRAQALAADRGGRAAARSATDYARRADQLWQASTESPERS, from the coding sequence ATGGGATGGTCCTGGCTGGTGTGGCTGGGCGGGGGTGCCGTACTGCTGGTCGCCGGATTCGCCGCAGCGGTGCTGCCCCGACGTCGGGCCGACGACCACGGCCGGCGGCTGTCCTGGTCGACGGCGCGGGCCGCGATCGACGCCGCGTCGGTCAGCCGCAACGCCGCGCCCCGGCCGGTCGCCGAGGCGGAACAGCTGCTCACCCGGGCGCAGGCGCTCGCCGCCGACCGGGGCGGCCGGGCCGCTGCCCGGTCGGCGACCGACTACGCCCGCCGCGCCGACCAGTTGTGGCAGGCCAGCACCGAATCGCCGGAGCGCTCATGA
- a CDS encoding pyridoxamine 5'-phosphate oxidase family protein has protein sequence MIDINQELSDTMDAYRTCEFATLTRDGTPIAWPTAALRRPDGTLLVTTSLAFAQKALNVRRDPRVALLFSDRTASGLPDDAPAILVQGRADCPQEIVTSPAGAEEYWAMLFARQPHSRKYLVPPARWLMGWYYTRLLITITPQHVSTAAAAPAGTGAAEASAAGTADSGAAAESGADAGPLLGTGIFDRFPSAVLAARDDAGVPVLTRVRPTAADGGWALPATDGPRIVPGPASLLVHRHDDRLDGLRNVGLRGELTETADGWLLRPQRLVDPGATGSVREAVNTLRGARRRTASYLDRRGLTAPPVRWREFQRVADSVPVP, from the coding sequence GTGATCGACATCAATCAGGAACTCAGCGACACAATGGACGCATACCGCACCTGCGAGTTCGCCACCCTGACCCGCGACGGTACGCCGATCGCCTGGCCGACCGCCGCGCTGCGCCGCCCCGACGGCACCCTGCTGGTCACCACCTCGCTGGCGTTCGCCCAGAAGGCACTCAACGTCCGGCGGGATCCCCGGGTGGCGTTGCTCTTCTCCGACCGCACCGCGAGCGGGCTGCCCGACGATGCGCCGGCGATCCTGGTGCAGGGCCGGGCGGACTGCCCGCAGGAGATCGTCACCAGCCCGGCCGGGGCCGAGGAGTACTGGGCGATGCTGTTCGCCCGCCAGCCGCACAGCCGCAAGTACCTGGTGCCGCCGGCCCGCTGGCTGATGGGCTGGTACTACACCCGGCTGTTGATCACCATCACACCGCAGCACGTGTCGACGGCCGCAGCCGCCCCGGCCGGCACGGGCGCGGCCGAGGCCAGCGCGGCCGGCACCGCCGATTCCGGGGCTGCGGCCGAATCAGGGGCCGACGCCGGGCCGCTACTGGGCACCGGGATCTTCGACCGGTTCCCGTCGGCCGTGCTGGCCGCCCGCGACGACGCCGGCGTCCCGGTGCTGACCCGGGTGCGGCCCACCGCCGCCGACGGCGGCTGGGCGCTGCCCGCAACGGACGGCCCCCGGATCGTGCCCGGCCCGGCCAGCCTGCTGGTCCACCGGCACGACGACCGGCTCGACGGGCTGCGCAACGTCGGGCTGCGCGGCGAACTGACCGAGACCGCCGACGGCTGGCTGCTGCGTCCGCAGCGGCTCGTCGACCCGGGCGCGACGGGCAGCGTACGCGAGGCGGTGAACACGCTGCGTGGTGCGCGTCGACGCACCGCCAGCTACCTCGACCGGCGTGGACTCACCGCACCGCCGGTGCGGTGGCGCGAGTTCCAGCGGGTCGCCGACTCGGTCCCGGTACCCTGA
- a CDS encoding ABC transporter ATP-binding protein produces the protein MRYLWWLVRSQPWRVLRGSLLSTLWMTGLAGRPYLVARAIDDGLRPGRWDVLLWWVAAIVVAGVAISVVGVLRHRTMTFVREDATARSAAVLLRQLARIGAVLPRRLAAGEVATVGGTDISHTSHVLTLTGPGVGAIIAYGVVAVLLWMVSPALAACILIGVPVIALLLGPMVRRLDRAEQTYRREQGQLTARAGDIVAGLRVLAGVGGRALFARRYVDHSQRLRTHGYRVAAVNSWLEALTVTAPGLFLAAVVWLSARMAVGGEISIGELVAVYGYVAALTVPVWFLQEGSYQLIRGRVAARRIVELLRLTPDPFTDDPAEGRAGPPGPADLSDPDSGLTVPAGRMVGVAADDPTTAVALADRLGRYRRSEVTWGGVPLSAVRLDEVRARILVADHDAYLFAGTLREILQAPASGQAPAPASAAAAEQRIRAAVGVASADDVVTALPDGLATPIGSRARTLSGGQRQRVRLARALLAEPEVLILIDPTSAVDAHTEARIAARVHAARAGRTTVLISTSPLLLAAADTVAHLHGGQVVSVGTHAALLADDPGYRALVARGDGDLADDALPSGAPSRAPR, from the coding sequence ATGCGGTACCTGTGGTGGCTGGTCCGCAGCCAGCCGTGGCGGGTACTGCGCGGCAGCCTGCTCAGCACCCTGTGGATGACCGGTCTGGCCGGGCGGCCGTACCTGGTGGCCCGGGCGATCGACGACGGACTGCGCCCCGGCCGCTGGGACGTTCTCCTGTGGTGGGTCGCGGCGATCGTGGTCGCCGGGGTGGCGATCTCAGTGGTCGGCGTACTGCGGCACCGCACGATGACCTTCGTCCGGGAGGACGCCACCGCCCGGTCGGCGGCGGTGCTGCTGCGCCAACTGGCCCGGATCGGCGCGGTGCTGCCGCGCCGGCTCGCCGCCGGTGAGGTGGCCACCGTCGGCGGCACCGACATCAGCCACACCTCCCACGTGCTGACGCTGACCGGGCCGGGCGTCGGCGCGATCATCGCGTACGGCGTGGTCGCGGTCCTGCTCTGGATGGTCTCGCCGGCGCTGGCCGCCTGCATCCTGATCGGGGTGCCGGTGATCGCGCTGCTGCTCGGCCCGATGGTCCGCCGGCTGGACCGGGCCGAACAGACCTACCGCCGGGAGCAGGGGCAGCTGACCGCCCGGGCCGGCGACATCGTCGCCGGACTGCGGGTGCTGGCCGGGGTCGGCGGGCGGGCGCTGTTCGCCCGCCGCTACGTCGACCACTCCCAGCGGCTGCGCACCCACGGCTACCGGGTCGCCGCCGTGAACAGCTGGCTGGAGGCGCTCACCGTCACCGCACCCGGCCTGTTCCTCGCCGCCGTGGTCTGGCTCTCCGCCCGGATGGCCGTCGGCGGCGAGATCAGCATCGGTGAACTGGTCGCCGTCTACGGGTACGTGGCGGCGCTGACCGTACCCGTCTGGTTCCTGCAGGAAGGCAGCTATCAGCTGATCCGTGGCCGGGTGGCGGCCCGCCGGATCGTCGAACTGCTGCGGCTGACCCCGGACCCGTTCACCGACGACCCGGCCGAGGGTCGCGCCGGGCCGCCAGGCCCGGCCGATCTGTCCGACCCGGACAGTGGACTGACCGTGCCGGCCGGGCGGATGGTCGGCGTGGCGGCCGACGACCCGACGACGGCGGTGGCGCTCGCCGACCGGCTGGGCCGGTACCGCCGGTCCGAGGTGACCTGGGGCGGCGTGCCGCTGAGCGCCGTCCGGCTCGACGAGGTACGGGCCCGGATCCTGGTCGCCGACCACGACGCGTACCTGTTCGCCGGCACCCTGCGGGAGATCCTCCAGGCACCGGCGTCGGGTCAGGCACCCGCACCTGCCTCGGCGGCCGCCGCCGAGCAGCGGATTCGGGCCGCGGTCGGGGTCGCCTCGGCCGACGACGTGGTGACCGCGCTGCCCGACGGGCTGGCCACCCCGATCGGCAGCCGGGCCCGGACCCTGTCCGGCGGCCAGCGGCAGCGGGTCCGGCTGGCCCGGGCGCTGCTGGCGGAGCCGGAGGTGCTGATCCTGATCGATCCGACGTCCGCCGTCGACGCACACACCGAGGCCCGGATCGCCGCCCGGGTGCACGCGGCCCGGGCCGGGCGGACGACCGTACTGATCAGCACCTCCCCGCTGCTGCTCGCCGCCGCCGACACCGTCGCCCACCTGCACGGCGGGCAGGTCGTCAGCGTCGGGACGCACGCCGCGCTGCTCGCCGACGACCCCGGCTACCGGGCGTTGGTGGCCCGGGGCGACGGCGACCTGGCCGACGACGCGCTCCCGTCCGGCGCGCCGTCGCGGGCACCCCGATGA
- a CDS encoding ABC transporter ATP-binding protein codes for MTVAPPLAGPVDGPDGPTAGLPVADPGTVRRDAGALLRREPWVVAGVLALHVGAALAGLAGPWLLGRIVDAVTVGTTTATVDTLAAALVGFVLVQGLLTRYARYVGLRFGERAVARLREDFVHRALRLPVSVVERAGTGDLATRSSTDVATVGTMIRDVVPTVVISAAQLVLLLGAVFLLHPLLGLAGLVGLPSIVAVTRWYLRRARRAYLAEGAALAALTDTLTTTAEGTRTVEALRLGDERIRAGTGRIARLWATRRATLALRSVYFPVAEASVALPIAVALAAGAVLLHRDLVTLGTVVAATLYLQQAVDPLDAILQWIEQAQRGLASYARVLGVGQVPPEPRGRATAPAGRDVQVSGVTFAYGTGVDVLRGIDLTVAAGQRLAIVGPSGAGKSTLARLIAGIDRPRDGTVRLGGCPVTDLDPAQRRRRIALVTQEHHVFIGSLRDNLVFAVPDATDDELRAALATVGADWYARLPDGLDTALGDGALDLPVAHAQQVALARLVLADPDVLILDEATAALDPTTARRAEQALAAVLAGRTVIAIAHRLNSAHDADRVAVLDRGEITELGSHDELIAADGAYAALWRSWHG; via the coding sequence ATGACGGTCGCCCCGCCGCTCGCCGGGCCGGTCGACGGGCCGGACGGACCCACCGCCGGGCTGCCGGTGGCCGACCCGGGTACGGTGCGTCGCGACGCCGGCGCACTGCTGCGCCGGGAACCCTGGGTGGTCGCCGGGGTGCTGGCGTTGCACGTCGGTGCCGCGCTGGCCGGGCTGGCCGGGCCGTGGCTGCTCGGCCGGATCGTCGACGCGGTCACCGTCGGCACCACGACGGCCACGGTGGACACCCTGGCGGCGGCGCTGGTCGGCTTCGTCCTGGTGCAGGGGCTACTCACCCGGTACGCCCGCTACGTCGGGCTGCGGTTCGGCGAACGGGCGGTCGCCCGGCTACGCGAGGACTTCGTGCACCGGGCCCTGCGCCTGCCGGTGTCGGTCGTCGAACGGGCCGGCACCGGAGACCTGGCCACCCGCAGCTCGACCGACGTCGCCACGGTCGGCACCATGATCCGCGACGTGGTGCCGACGGTGGTCATCTCCGCCGCGCAACTGGTCCTGCTCCTCGGCGCGGTGTTCCTGCTGCACCCGCTGCTCGGCCTGGCCGGGCTGGTCGGCCTGCCGTCGATCGTCGCGGTGACCCGCTGGTACCTGCGTCGGGCCCGCCGCGCCTACCTGGCCGAGGGTGCGGCGCTGGCGGCGCTGACCGACACGTTGACCACCACCGCCGAGGGCACCCGCACCGTGGAAGCGCTGCGGCTGGGCGACGAACGGATCCGGGCCGGCACCGGCCGGATCGCCCGACTGTGGGCGACCCGGCGGGCCACCCTGGCGTTGCGGTCGGTGTACTTCCCGGTCGCCGAGGCCAGCGTCGCGTTGCCGATCGCCGTCGCGCTGGCAGCCGGGGCGGTGCTGCTGCACCGGGACCTGGTCACCCTCGGCACGGTCGTCGCCGCCACGCTCTACCTGCAGCAGGCCGTCGACCCGTTGGACGCGATCCTGCAGTGGATCGAGCAGGCCCAGCGCGGCCTCGCGTCGTACGCCCGGGTCCTCGGGGTCGGGCAGGTGCCGCCGGAGCCACGCGGCCGGGCCACCGCGCCGGCCGGCCGCGACGTGCAGGTGTCGGGTGTCACCTTCGCCTACGGCACCGGCGTCGACGTGTTGCGCGGCATCGACCTGACCGTCGCCGCCGGTCAGCGGCTGGCGATCGTCGGGCCGTCCGGGGCCGGCAAGTCCACCCTGGCCCGGTTGATCGCCGGCATCGACCGCCCCCGCGACGGCACGGTACGCCTCGGCGGCTGCCCGGTCACCGACCTCGACCCGGCGCAGCGGCGCCGCCGGATCGCCCTGGTCACCCAGGAACACCACGTCTTCATCGGGTCGCTGCGCGACAACCTGGTGTTCGCCGTCCCCGATGCCACCGACGACGAGTTGCGCGCCGCGTTGGCCACCGTCGGCGCCGACTGGTACGCCCGACTGCCCGACGGACTCGACACGGCGCTCGGCGACGGCGCGCTCGACCTGCCGGTGGCCCACGCCCAACAGGTGGCGCTGGCCCGGCTGGTGCTCGCCGACCCGGACGTGCTGATCCTCGACGAGGCGACGGCCGCGCTCGACCCGACCACCGCCCGCCGCGCCGAGCAGGCGCTGGCCGCCGTGCTGGCCGGGCGGACCGTCATCGCCATCGCGCACCGGCTCAACTCGGCGCACGACGCCGACCGGGTCGCGGTCCTCGACCGGGGTGAGATCACCGAGCTGGGCAGCCACGACGAACTGATCGCCGCCGACGGCGCGTACGCCGCGCTGTGGCGCTCATGGCACGGCTGA